One region of Cydia pomonella isolate Wapato2018A chromosome 9, ilCydPomo1, whole genome shotgun sequence genomic DNA includes:
- the LOC133521587 gene encoding solute carrier family 22 member 3-like isoform X2, with amino-acid sequence MMLLPHLNHVLVIPTCKIQECEENALSSFSQPWLENAIPPFGDAFDNCHRYASSDHLWNVSAECPSNLFDRSTTVKCSDYVYQYQNSAVYEFNLACDEWRWFLFGFMPLLGMTVSLPVAGFVSDRWGRRFALSITAFNMAWINAARYWANSYTVFILIGFLGSAFGSGCLSCCHTLALELVSPTRRMAAVSILTSCNCLGAVVKGLLAWTQPYWRDLILMLYLPMSVSIFYFWIAPESVRWLISKKRYEEAKTILLKASKMNGRVLSDNTLKKITEGVNSANSKGDNGTNLFYMMWKHKTILVNCIAMSVCSLSSAFMTKGLAISSVSISGNKYVNFCMVAVVAIPGLWTATFLNDKIGRRSFFFCLFWVSGFCQLINIFIPKGSHGIQLALYLLTKFCAAAISSTIVVYKAELFPTSYRSRLTGFTSIFARCGGFTALLIPALTDRVWNYLPNVLFSVLAFVSGVLLLFTPETLGASLPETMEDATRLGKDECSPVMDFLRRIIYRKHYVVRHDVGHVDVGKIS; translated from the exons ATGATGCTTTTACCACATTTAAACCACGTCTTAGTTATTCCTAC atgTAAAATCCAAGAATGCGAAGAAAACGCCCTGTCCAGTTTTTCACAACCTTGGCTTGAAAATGCAATACCACCGTTTGGTGACGCATTTGACAATTGCCATCGATATGCGTCTTCCGATCATTTGTGGAACGTGTCTGCCGAATGTCCTTCAAACTTGTTTGACAGAAGTACCACAGTGAAATGCAGCGACTACGTTTATCAATATCAAAATTCCGCAGTTTACGAA TTCAACCTGGCGTGCGATGAATGGCGTTGGTTTCTATTCGGTTTCATGCCGCTCCTCGGCATGACTGTATCTTTACCAGTAGCTGGCTTCGTGTCAGACCGATGGGGACGTCGCTTCGCCCTTTCCATCACAGCTTTCAACATGGCTTGGATCAACGCTGCTCGCTACTGGGCTAACTCTTATACTGTCTTCATTTTGATTGGATTTTTGGGGAGTGCTTTTGGATCAGGTTGTCTATCGTGCTGTCATACATTAG CGCTGGAACTGGTCAGCCCCACACGCCGCATGGCTGCTGTGAGCATACTCACCAGCTGTAACTGCCTAGGTGCAGTAGTAAAAGGACTGCTAGCGTGGACACAGCCTTACTGGCGAGACCTCATTCTCATGCTTTATCTACCAATGTCAGTCAGCATTTTCTATTTCTGGATTGCGCCGGAATCTGTACGGTGGTTGATAAGCAAGAAACGCTATGAAGAAGCTAAAACTATCTTGCTAAAAGCATCTAAAATGAATGGAAGAGTTTTATCAGACAACACTTTAAAGAAAATAACTGAAGGCGTGAACTCTGCAAATTCAAAGGGAGACAATGGAACCAATCTATTTTATATGATGTGGAAACATAAGACAATACTTGTAAATTGTATAGCCATGTCAGTTTGCTCTCTGTCATCCGCATTTATGACGAAAGGCTTGGCTATATCTTCCGTGAGCATTTCTGGAAACAAGTATGTGAATTTCTGCATGGTAGCTGTTGTTGCGATACCAGGATTATGGACTGCTACCTTTTTAAACGACAAAATTGGCAGAAgaagtttctttttttgtttattctGGGTTAGTGGATTTTGTCAATTGATAAACATTTTCATACCAAAAG GTTCCCACGGGATACAATTGGCCTTatacctgctcacaaaattctGTGCGGCAGCCATCTCAAGTACGATAGTTGTGTACAAAGCCGAGTTGTTCCCTACAAGTTATCGCAGTCGGCTGACGGGATTTACTTCCATATTTGCCAGATGTGGTGGCTTCACCGCGCTGCTGATACCCGCTTTG ACTGATCGTGTATGGAACTATCTACCGAACGTACTCTTCAGCGTCCTGGCATTCGTCTCCGGTGTACTCCTATTATTTACCCCCGAAACTCTCGGCGCATCTCTGCCTGAGACCATGGAAGACGCTACCCGACTAGGCAAAGACGAATGCTCTCCAGTTATGGATTTCCTGAGAAGAATTATTTATAGAAAACACTATGTAGTTCGTCATGATGTTGGTCATGTGGATGTAGGAAAAATAtcctga
- the LOC133521587 gene encoding solute carrier family 22 member 3-like isoform X1 has product MTDANESSETNKQDDKFNLDKILVDEIGEGKYQVHAIALCGLVAFFFGLTANDFIFFAERLKTRCKIQECEENALSSFSQPWLENAIPPFGDAFDNCHRYASSDHLWNVSAECPSNLFDRSTTVKCSDYVYQYQNSAVYEFNLACDEWRWFLFGFMPLLGMTVSLPVAGFVSDRWGRRFALSITAFNMAWINAARYWANSYTVFILIGFLGSAFGSGCLSCCHTLALELVSPTRRMAAVSILTSCNCLGAVVKGLLAWTQPYWRDLILMLYLPMSVSIFYFWIAPESVRWLISKKRYEEAKTILLKASKMNGRVLSDNTLKKITEGVNSANSKGDNGTNLFYMMWKHKTILVNCIAMSVCSLSSAFMTKGLAISSVSISGNKYVNFCMVAVVAIPGLWTATFLNDKIGRRSFFFCLFWVSGFCQLINIFIPKGSHGIQLALYLLTKFCAAAISSTIVVYKAELFPTSYRSRLTGFTSIFARCGGFTALLIPALTDRVWNYLPNVLFSVLAFVSGVLLLFTPETLGASLPETMEDATRLGKDECSPVMDFLRRIIYRKHYVVRHDVGHVDVGKIS; this is encoded by the exons ATGACAGACGCGAATGAATCCAGTGAAACGAATAAACAGGATGATAAATTTAACCTGGATAAAATATTGGTGGACGAAATAGGAGAAGGGAAGTATCAAGTTCATGCCATTGCTCTGTGCGGATTGGTTGCCTTCTTTTTTGGATTAACAGcgaatgattttattttctttgccGAAAGACTGAAAACTAG atgTAAAATCCAAGAATGCGAAGAAAACGCCCTGTCCAGTTTTTCACAACCTTGGCTTGAAAATGCAATACCACCGTTTGGTGACGCATTTGACAATTGCCATCGATATGCGTCTTCCGATCATTTGTGGAACGTGTCTGCCGAATGTCCTTCAAACTTGTTTGACAGAAGTACCACAGTGAAATGCAGCGACTACGTTTATCAATATCAAAATTCCGCAGTTTACGAA TTCAACCTGGCGTGCGATGAATGGCGTTGGTTTCTATTCGGTTTCATGCCGCTCCTCGGCATGACTGTATCTTTACCAGTAGCTGGCTTCGTGTCAGACCGATGGGGACGTCGCTTCGCCCTTTCCATCACAGCTTTCAACATGGCTTGGATCAACGCTGCTCGCTACTGGGCTAACTCTTATACTGTCTTCATTTTGATTGGATTTTTGGGGAGTGCTTTTGGATCAGGTTGTCTATCGTGCTGTCATACATTAG CGCTGGAACTGGTCAGCCCCACACGCCGCATGGCTGCTGTGAGCATACTCACCAGCTGTAACTGCCTAGGTGCAGTAGTAAAAGGACTGCTAGCGTGGACACAGCCTTACTGGCGAGACCTCATTCTCATGCTTTATCTACCAATGTCAGTCAGCATTTTCTATTTCTGGATTGCGCCGGAATCTGTACGGTGGTTGATAAGCAAGAAACGCTATGAAGAAGCTAAAACTATCTTGCTAAAAGCATCTAAAATGAATGGAAGAGTTTTATCAGACAACACTTTAAAGAAAATAACTGAAGGCGTGAACTCTGCAAATTCAAAGGGAGACAATGGAACCAATCTATTTTATATGATGTGGAAACATAAGACAATACTTGTAAATTGTATAGCCATGTCAGTTTGCTCTCTGTCATCCGCATTTATGACGAAAGGCTTGGCTATATCTTCCGTGAGCATTTCTGGAAACAAGTATGTGAATTTCTGCATGGTAGCTGTTGTTGCGATACCAGGATTATGGACTGCTACCTTTTTAAACGACAAAATTGGCAGAAgaagtttctttttttgtttattctGGGTTAGTGGATTTTGTCAATTGATAAACATTTTCATACCAAAAG GTTCCCACGGGATACAATTGGCCTTatacctgctcacaaaattctGTGCGGCAGCCATCTCAAGTACGATAGTTGTGTACAAAGCCGAGTTGTTCCCTACAAGTTATCGCAGTCGGCTGACGGGATTTACTTCCATATTTGCCAGATGTGGTGGCTTCACCGCGCTGCTGATACCCGCTTTG ACTGATCGTGTATGGAACTATCTACCGAACGTACTCTTCAGCGTCCTGGCATTCGTCTCCGGTGTACTCCTATTATTTACCCCCGAAACTCTCGGCGCATCTCTGCCTGAGACCATGGAAGACGCTACCCGACTAGGCAAAGACGAATGCTCTCCAGTTATGGATTTCCTGAGAAGAATTATTTATAGAAAACACTATGTAGTTCGTCATGATGTTGGTCATGTGGATGTAGGAAAAATAtcctga
- the LOC133521586 gene encoding uncharacterized protein LOC133521586 translates to MAELKKLKIMRGQVKATMTRIEQFVNDPNTLNSASLDTLEARKEKLASSLKDYEGIQLDILSLDDKDTEDAGDFEDRYFNTIAKINEALRSLRGSDTVQAAGVSSSKLPHVDIPVYNGSLRRGPLGLCAGE, encoded by the exons ATGGCGGAGCTCaagaagttaaaaataatgCGCGGCCAAGTCAAGGCAACTATGACTCGCATCGAGCAGTTTGTCAACGACCCCAATACCTTAAATTCCGCCTCTCTTGATACTTTGGAGGCTCGAAAAGAGAAGCTAGCCTCTTCCCTCAAAGATTACGAGGGAATCCAACTGGACATATTGAGCCTTGATGACAAGGACACAGAGGATGCAGGTGACTTTGAGGACCGCTACTTTAACACAATAGCGAAGATTAATGAGGCTCTCAGGTCTCTAAGAGGGTCAGATACAGTTCAAGCTGCTGGTGTCTCTTCTTCAAAGTTACCCCATGTTGACATACCAGTGTACAATG GAAGCCTCCGTCGAGGACCGCTTGGCCTTTGTGCAGGAGAATGA